The following proteins are encoded in a genomic region of Montipora foliosa isolate CH-2021 chromosome 8, ASM3666993v2, whole genome shotgun sequence:
- the LOC138013300 gene encoding NACHT, LRR and PYD domains-containing protein 12-like: MNCKDLFIPETVSKLSYAAVFVWSLLDGIMSVIFLDMEIYESRFDVGCDVKTTSEKDFIQGKCFDQYQKQCYKLDFPLYAFVIFNLLSISLVSLVYSQCIKSTVNRLKGALRDAEPRLSNRRRIRRRCLFFAYFSQLAAKFALGIIFIVFLKTDLLYPGQFPADFTCLVERGSDSGKLLTNQTQSTVYECINRRARKKNFWTNFLAVVNGIFAVFAFVEIVWILSRAKKGRTFMDNRQFYADHLRSNSDQQQEGVELELREAMAKMKDDCLNSEQLNDLKHPFRRNPGEGRKPNDLNIDQIYVNVAIHEGRAFHVFAQNRSEQLKQYPPNSKDCLYATPDDLIDKQHKNVLVVGRPGIGKTLLSTKILRMWASGEAFNGDQDDKKNIVAVFLLKFRRFTSNLLLSLRELLAKAETVERLYDSMWNFVITNPSRVLFIFDGVDEYSAKEDIARKDHTCYKNSLEEKMPVSALFNKLAGGQLLRGLNIITTTRPTAVPCITDVNFDRTVEILGFTSEKVEDYVEKFTQGVRDAKDKIWGHIKSNMNLFSLCYIPVNCFLICCCLWEIVSLADTAHTLPTRMTDIYAMVVKIFFFRHNRQSSSQGKPSLEDYMYSSFNKLPNDHKEIFKRLGEIAFEGLKQGRLLFESSEVIGLEDCGLLHRLPDAKSPRFNEPPKAQYCFTHLTLQEFLAAKNVVESLSKRELENFVSEHINDGAWQMVLQFVAGLLGSDPETKSSNSDIFIKLLPMSTEEISERKMMAVYSVPRAKTLTCWPASYIKDKQVALNLCKCLYEIDDEKQQAVLQNKIEQIGFNAVNFSYCSLGPVDFAAVSHFLENASGVLSMNLYWNDLGSLGAKEVQKFLVNTGCKLNSLDLARNELTDEGAEHLSAALKHSNCKLNSLNLSSNELTDKAAEYLSAALKHNNCKLNSLNLMGNNITYKAAFLESFEHINCEVFV; this comes from the coding sequence ATGAATTGCAAAGACTTGTTTATTCCTGAAACTGTTAGCAAACTCAGTTATGCAGCAGTTTTCGTTTGGAGTTTACTTGATGGGATAATGAGTGTGATATTTTTAGACATGGAGATCTACGAATCAAGATTCGACGTCGGCTGCGACGTGAAAACCACCAGCGAGAAGGATTTTATCCAAGGAAAGTGCTTCGACCAGTACCAAAAGCAATGCTACAAACTTGACTTTCCTCTCTACGCCTTCgtcatttttaatttgctcTCGATTTCTTTGGTGTCCCTTGTTTACTCCCAGTGCATCAAGTCCACAGTTAATAGACTCAAGGGCGCTCTCAGAGATGCGGAACCGAGGTTGAGCAATCGAAGACGAATTCGAAGGCGTTGCCTTTTCTTCGCATATTTTTCTCAACTTGCCGCAAAATTTGCTCTGGGGatcattttcattgtcttcCTAAAGACCGACTTACTCTATCCCGGGCAGTTTCCCGCCGATTTTACCTGTCTTGTTGAGAGAGGCAGTGATTCGGGGAAGCTACTTACAAACCAGACACAATCAACAGTTTACGAATGCATCAATCGCAGAGCGAGGAAAAAGAATTTCTGGACCAATTTTCTGGCAGTGGTTAACGGCATTTTCGCAGTTTTTGCTTTTGTGGAGATTGTCTGGATCTTATCACGAGCTAAGAAAGGAAGAACTTTTATGGACAATCGACAGTTTTATGCTGATCATTTGAGATCGAACTCGGATCAACAACAGGAAGGCGTCGAACTTGAACTGAGAGAAGCCATGGCAAAAATGAAGGATGATTGCTTAAATTCAGAACAACTGAATGATCTCAAGCATCCTTTTCGACGAAATCCAGGCGAAGGCCGGAAACCCAATGATCTTAATATTGATCAAATCTATGTCAATGTGGCAATCCATGAAGGGAGAGCTTTTCATGTCTTCGCGCAAAATAGAAGCGAGCAGCTCAAACAATACCCGCCCAATTCTAAGGACTGTCTGTACGCCACGCCAGACGATCTCATTGACAAACAACACAAGAATGTCCTTGTTGTTGGACGTCCTGGCATAGGAAAGACATTGCTAAGCACTAAAATTCTTCGAATGTGGGCATCTGGTGAAGCCTTTAATGGAGATCAAGATgacaaaaaaaacattgttgCTGTGTTCCTCCTGAAATTCAGGCGCTTTACAAGCAATCTATTGCTTAGTCTCCGTGAACTGTTGGCTAAAGCAGAAACAGTTGAGCGGTTGTATGATTCTATGtggaattttgttattacaAACCCAAGCcgagttctttttatttttgacGGAGTCGATGAATATTCTGCGAAAGAGGATATCGCTAGAAAAGACCACACATGTTACAAGAATAGCTTGGAGGAGAAGATGCCCGTTTCCGCTTTATTTAACAAACTAGCCGGAGGACAACTTCTTCGTGGTCTAAACATAATCACAACAACAAGACCAACGGCAGTGCCCTGTATTACAGATGTGAACTTTGATAGAACAGTCGAAATCCTCGGATTTACGTCCGAAAAGGTTGAAGACTATGTCGAGAAGTTTACACAAGGAGTTCGCGACGCAAAGGACAAAATTTGGGGACACATTAAGTCGAACATGAACCTGTTTTCATTGTGCTACATCCCAGTGAACTGTTTTCTcatttgttgttgtctttggGAAATCGTCAGTCTCGCTGATACAGCGCACACCCTCCCGACAAGAATGACTGATATTTACGCGATGGTTGTaaagattttcttttttagaCACAATCGTCAAAGCAGTTCTCAAGGTAAACCGAGTCTCGAAGATTACATGTACTCGTCGTTTAACAAGCTGCCAAATGATCACAAAGAAATTTTCAAGCGACTGGGAGAAATTGCTTTTGAGGGATTAAAACAAGGAAGATTGCTGTTTGAGTCAAGCGAAGTCATTGGACTGGAAGATTGTGGACTTCTTCACAGATTGCCAGACGCCAAATCCCCGCGTTTTAATGAGCCTCCGAAAGCCCAATATTGCTTTACACATTTGACACTGCAAGAATTCTTGGCTGCAAAAAATGTTGTGGAGTCCTTGAGTAAAAGGGAACTCGAAAACTTTGTGTCAGAACACATTAACGATGGTGCATGGCAAATGGTGCTGCAGTTTGTGGCTGGATTACTCGGATCTGATCCAGAAACAAAGAGCTCAAACAGCGACATTTTTATCAAACTGCTTCCAATGTCGACTGAGGAGATATCCGAAAGGAAAATGATGGCTGTTTACTCGGTACCACGGGCAAAAACACTGACCTGTTGGCCAGCCTCTTATATAAAAGACAAACAGGTAGCACTGAACTTATGTAAGTGTTTGTACGAGATTGATGATGAAAAACAGCAGGCAgtgttacaaaacaaaattgagcAAATTGGCTTTAACGCGGTAAATTTTAGTTACTGTTCACTCGGGCCTGTTGACTTTGCTGCTGTCTCGCATTTCTTAGAAAATGCTTCGGGAGTTTTGAGTATGAATTTGTATTGGAATGATCTTGGTTCATTGGGTGCAAAAGAAGTGCAAAAGTTTCTTGTCAATACTGGATGCAAACTAAACAGCTTAGACCTCGCACGTAACGAGTTAACTGATGAAGGAGCCGAGCATTTATCAGCAGCACTAAAGCACAGtaattgcaaactaaacagcTTAAACCTCAGTTCTAACGAGTTAACTGATAAAGCAGCCGAGTATTTATCAGCAGCACTAAAGCACAAtaattgcaaactaaacagcTTAAACCTCATGGGTAACAATATAACTTATAAAGCCGCCTTCCTTGAATCCTTTGAGCATATTaattgcgaagtttttgtttga